Proteins co-encoded in one Vulcanisaeta thermophila genomic window:
- a CDS encoding ATP-binding protein: protein MQRVLVPDRGSIKILGPSWRAARSKLIEYISDGYQLISIVGRAGVGKTTLLLSLNNTGRGVFLYADMTEVPDKGLSGIMATLIADNIDRVIEIQRKLKHAGAKGLLRAFAKAGVDEVVESARLKPLETLKLLNDAVELLGLEPLVLGVDEGLVSQEDPRAMNFIDALHAFRNNMQLLRKTHLVVTLLPDVVNMIAKVDTPLFDVMRIASITLPDYVAQEDLKEIASEYGLPPEEVRKIMNLGPLTMRQVICLVNTKVDVVKCGVDTADEITIEG from the coding sequence ATGCAGAGGGTGCTAGTTCCTGATAGGGGGAGCATTAAGATACTCGGTCCCTCATGGAGGGCAGCCAGGAGTAAGCTCATTGAGTACATAAGCGATGGTTATCAACTAATATCAATAGTGGGTAGGGCTGGGGTGGGCAAGACCACATTACTACTAAGCCTAAACAACACCGGGAGGGGTGTATTCCTATACGCGGACATGACCGAGGTGCCCGATAAGGGACTGTCAGGGATCATGGCAACCCTCATCGCCGACAATATTGATAGGGTAATTGAAATACAGAGGAAACTGAAGCACGCGGGCGCCAAGGGCCTATTAAGGGCGTTTGCAAAGGCTGGAGTTGATGAGGTTGTGGAGAGTGCCAGGCTTAAACCCCTCGAAACCCTTAAGTTATTAAACGACGCCGTGGAACTACTGGGCCTTGAACCACTGGTTTTAGGCGTTGATGAGGGATTGGTGTCTCAGGAGGATCCCAGGGCCATGAACTTCATAGACGCCCTACACGCCTTCAGGAACAACATGCAGCTACTCAGGAAAACACACCTAGTGGTTACATTACTACCTGACGTGGTCAACATGATAGCCAAGGTGGACACACCACTATTCGACGTAATGAGGATAGCATCAATAACACTACCAGACTACGTGGCCCAGGAAGACCTTAAGGAAATAGCAAGCGAGTACGGACTACCCCCTGAGGAGGTCAGGAAGATAATGAACCTCGGACCACTAACCATGAGACAGGTAATATGCCTAGTAAACACGAAGGTCGACGTGGTAAAGTGCGGGGTGGACACGGCAGACGAAATAACAATAGAGGGGTAA
- a CDS encoding DsrE/DsrF/DrsH-like family protein produces MSSGRDKISMIVFSGTEDKLIPVGVISQAAAALGYEVNIFFTGWAMFKLLKNPPPPVWPKEFEQFVPRLQEGMARIKAPTWLDMVREAKKMGAKIYVCSMMASAAGLKKEDFDPSLVDDIVGVTTFLEMAKGGQVLFI; encoded by the coding sequence ATGAGTTCGGGTAGGGATAAGATAAGTATGATTGTGTTTTCGGGCACTGAGGACAAGTTAATACCTGTGGGTGTTATCTCCCAGGCCGCGGCTGCCCTGGGTTATGAGGTGAACATCTTTTTCACTGGGTGGGCCATGTTTAAGTTGTTAAAGAATCCACCACCCCCTGTTTGGCCCAAGGAGTTTGAGCAGTTTGTTCCTAGGCTTCAGGAGGGTATGGCTAGGATTAAGGCGCCAACGTGGTTGGACATGGTTAGGGAGGCTAAGAAGATGGGAGCCAAGATCTACGTGTGCTCAATGATGGCGTCAGCCGCGGGCCTTAAGAAGGAGGACTTTGACCCAAGCCTCGTGGATGACATTGTGGGTGTCACCACATTCCTCGAGATGGCCAAGGGTGGGCAGGTACTATTCATATGA
- a CDS encoding sulfurtransferase TusA family protein, whose amino-acid sequence MSQSNKLLVDARGLSCPGPITELVKAYRNAKNGDIIEVWATDPGFEPDIKAWISRTGNQLVELRKEQDRIVAVIRVTAKK is encoded by the coding sequence ATGAGCCAGAGTAATAAGTTACTCGTTGATGCCAGGGGTTTGTCCTGCCCGGGGCCCATTACTGAGCTTGTTAAGGCGTATAGGAATGCGAAGAATGGGGACATCATAGAGGTCTGGGCCACGGACCCGGGCTTCGAACCAGACATTAAGGCGTGGATTAGCAGGACTGGTAATCAATTAGTGGAGTTGAGGAAGGAGCAGGATAGGATAGTGGCGGTTATTAGGGTGACGGCTAAGAAGTGA
- a CDS encoding NAD(P)/FAD-dependent oxidoreductase, translating into MVKKVVILGGGTGGALLANKLPRDEFEVTIVDKQEYHHFLPALLYIAFRGYRKPIKRGIKTLLKPWVNFIPSGARAVNLYDRYVELENGKRLNYDYLVIATGATMDYSKVPGLDKVVEQFGNYHSTEENAWKVWNSLNSMGSGTLVIGLTYERYRCPPSPLEGVFLAEEYFRMRGIRDKVRIVYITFYPKPYPAEGINEIVEPLLKERGIEYLTLFMVDHVDPEKRVIYFMEGEEIKYDVFIPIPPHAGADIKYTPEDVLDSDRFVKADKFTNRVQGFDDAFVIGDASALPVAKTGVTAHLQADVVAKLLMGETAANTGRTHCPFDVGYGLGTFVISDFRNPALRFPVGKLPHLFKVAFMASYWDMILYPELWDPIFNAYFSATEPSKLRVFYG; encoded by the coding sequence ATGGTTAAGAAAGTCGTTATACTGGGCGGTGGGACTGGGGGTGCCCTGTTGGCTAATAAATTACCCAGGGATGAGTTCGAGGTCACGATTGTTGATAAACAGGAGTACCACCACTTCTTACCAGCCCTACTCTACATAGCCTTCAGGGGCTATAGGAAGCCCATTAAGCGTGGAATAAAGACCCTACTGAAGCCCTGGGTTAACTTCATACCCAGTGGTGCCAGGGCGGTTAATCTATACGATAGGTACGTGGAGCTTGAGAACGGTAAGAGGCTGAATTATGACTACCTGGTCATAGCTACAGGAGCCACCATGGACTACTCAAAGGTGCCTGGGCTTGATAAGGTTGTGGAGCAGTTCGGCAATTACCACTCCACCGAGGAGAATGCGTGGAAGGTTTGGAATAGCCTTAATTCCATGGGGAGCGGGACATTGGTCATTGGGCTCACCTACGAGCGTTATAGATGCCCACCAAGCCCGTTGGAGGGTGTGTTCCTTGCCGAGGAGTACTTTAGGATGAGGGGTATTAGGGATAAGGTTAGGATTGTTTACATCACCTTCTACCCAAAGCCATACCCAGCGGAGGGCATTAATGAAATTGTGGAGCCACTACTCAAGGAGAGGGGTATTGAGTACCTGACATTGTTTATGGTGGATCACGTGGACCCTGAAAAGAGGGTTATCTACTTCATGGAGGGTGAGGAGATTAAGTACGATGTCTTCATACCCATACCACCACACGCGGGTGCGGATATAAAATACACGCCCGAGGATGTCCTCGATAGTGATAGGTTCGTGAAGGCCGATAAATTCACCAATAGGGTTCAGGGGTTCGATGATGCATTCGTGATAGGTGATGCCTCAGCCCTCCCAGTGGCTAAGACAGGCGTCACCGCTCACCTCCAGGCCGATGTCGTGGCCAAGTTACTAATGGGCGAAACCGCAGCCAATACCGGCCGCACCCACTGCCCATTTGATGTGGGTTATGGGTTGGGGACCTTCGTGATAAGTGACTTCAGGAACCCAGCGCTTAGGTTCCCCGTGGGTAAGCTACCCCACCTATTCAAGGTGGCGTTCATGGCATCCTACTGGGACATGATACTATATCCTGAGCTCTGGGACCCCATATTCAACGCCTACTTCAGTGCCACTGAGCCCAGTAAGTTAAGGGTGTTCTACGGGTGA
- a CDS encoding DUF1641 domain-containing protein has translation MESGAQNLTEVEGKLLEIISPEYMSSLIKFLGIIRKLDELGVLDTLNDLLEPEVVGELMSTLITTNSTYLMSNMDDAMGAMAKLLDAFREASNAAANDNRSVILLLTELLTDEDAKRGLRFLNALLRSLGRRLR, from the coding sequence ATGGAGTCTGGGGCCCAAAACCTCACCGAGGTTGAGGGGAAGCTCCTCGAGATAATAAGCCCTGAGTACATGAGCTCCCTTATCAAGTTCCTTGGAATAATAAGGAAGCTTGATGAGTTGGGTGTGCTGGATACTCTGAACGACCTCCTCGAGCCTGAGGTGGTTGGTGAGTTAATGAGCACCTTAATAACCACGAACTCCACATACCTAATGTCCAACATGGATGATGCCATGGGGGCCATGGCTAAGCTCCTAGACGCGTTTAGGGAGGCTTCGAACGCCGCCGCTAATGACAATAGATCAGTCATTTTACTACTCACTGAATTATTGACTGATGAGGATGCTAAGAGGGGCCTTAGATTCCTTAATGCATTGTTGAGGAGTCTTGGTAGGAGGCTTAGGTAG
- the trxB gene encoding thioredoxin-disulfide reductase — protein sequence MSLKITVTKMDFGASEELTGKVYDVIIVGGGPAGMSAAIYAARYGLTTAIITEEIGGQVAKAGWVENYLGYTRIMGPDLVSKFEEHVKYYNVPIIIDVVENVERAGDLFKIYTMNGDEYTSRTIILAVGERRRKLNVPGEDTYNGRGVSYCAPCDAPLFKGKVVAVVGGGDSAASAALLLTEYASKVYIIHRRNQLRAEKYYQDLLLHHPKIEILWNTVVKELKGDKVLRKAVLQRTDTGEVFELPVDGVFIEIGAEPPVDFFKRIGLELSKDGYIKTNHLMETSIPGIYAAGDCVDLTPRDFRQIVVAAGQGALAAYSAYNYIVRKFGMNRH from the coding sequence ATGAGCTTGAAGATAACCGTAACAAAGATGGATTTCGGTGCCTCCGAGGAATTAACGGGTAAGGTTTACGACGTGATTATAGTGGGTGGGGGCCCTGCTGGGATGTCCGCGGCCATATACGCTGCTAGGTATGGATTAACCACGGCAATAATAACCGAGGAAATAGGCGGGCAAGTGGCAAAGGCTGGTTGGGTCGAGAATTACCTTGGTTATACGAGGATAATGGGCCCAGACTTAGTGAGTAAGTTTGAGGAGCACGTTAAGTACTACAATGTGCCCATAATAATCGATGTTGTGGAGAATGTGGAGAGGGCTGGGGATCTCTTTAAGATATACACCATGAATGGCGATGAGTACACCTCAAGAACCATCATACTAGCCGTTGGTGAGAGGAGGAGGAAGCTCAATGTGCCTGGTGAGGATACGTACAACGGCAGGGGAGTTAGCTACTGCGCACCCTGTGACGCACCGTTATTTAAGGGTAAGGTGGTGGCTGTTGTTGGTGGTGGCGACTCAGCGGCATCAGCGGCGCTCCTATTGACTGAGTATGCAAGTAAGGTGTACATAATACATAGGAGGAACCAGCTAAGGGCTGAGAAGTACTACCAAGACCTACTCCTCCACCACCCCAAGATAGAGATACTGTGGAATACCGTGGTTAAAGAACTGAAGGGTGATAAGGTGCTTAGGAAGGCAGTGCTACAGAGGACAGACACTGGGGAGGTCTTTGAGCTACCAGTGGATGGTGTATTTATTGAGATAGGTGCTGAACCGCCCGTGGACTTCTTCAAGAGAATAGGGCTGGAGTTGTCGAAGGACGGTTACATAAAGACCAACCACCTCATGGAGACCAGCATACCGGGTATCTACGCGGCAGGGGACTGCGTGGACCTAACACCCAGGGACTTCAGGCAAATAGTGGTGGCCGCGGGGCAGGGCGCCCTGGCGGCCTACTCAGCGTATAACTACATTGTTAGGAAGTTCGGAATGAACCGCCATTAA
- a CDS encoding aminoacyl-tRNA deacylase — translation MVKVRRGVIMGVDVEILEFEGGTETVEKASQQSGEPISRIVKTLLLKAGDEYVVVIARGDRRVNLDALGRFLDKPVAMARAREVRQVLGVDVGAVTPLSEAVRRLRVIMDPSILENEYVLCGGGAKNVLIKVRVKDLVSLLNPEMLDAFI, via the coding sequence ATGGTTAAGGTGCGCCGTGGGGTAATCATGGGTGTGGATGTGGAGATACTGGAATTCGAGGGAGGTACAGAGACCGTGGAGAAGGCATCACAACAAAGTGGCGAGCCCATCTCAAGGATAGTAAAGACGCTACTATTAAAGGCTGGTGATGAGTACGTGGTGGTCATTGCCAGGGGTGATAGGAGGGTTAACCTGGACGCGTTGGGCAGGTTCCTGGACAAGCCCGTTGCCATGGCCAGGGCCAGGGAGGTGAGGCAGGTGTTGGGTGTTGATGTGGGTGCTGTGACACCGCTTAGTGAGGCAGTGAGGAGGCTTAGGGTTATCATGGACCCATCAATCCTGGAGAATGAGTACGTGCTGTGCGGGGGTGGTGCTAAGAATGTATTGATTAAGGTGAGGGTTAAGGACCTGGTCTCCCTGCTAAATCCCGAGATGCTCGATGCGTTCATCTAG
- a CDS encoding RsmB/NOP family class I SAM-dependent RNA methyltransferase, protein MGIKYVEVVKGHRLDYQLYKYLLQYFSDSELTEILNSVRTPPTRYYVRVNTLRIEPQDLIARLRSRGLEVNQDENLSEAVWFPVKGPNRVPSARKVVLADKHAAESVFMGANLYVPGVIKFEQGVKRGDEVNVIAPSGDVVALGIAEVDGDEVGRVKRGIAVRTIVSAYEAPKIRELSEYEEGLIYDQSLPAQWVAHVMDPRPNEVIVDMNAAPGGKTSHIIQLTRGEAIVYAFDRSVGKVGELSENLRRLGMEGMYRAEARDSRYLDVDLPELVGRVDRVLIDPPCSDMGVRPRLFDVKTMDLVNSMANYQRQFIKVAWKLLKPGGALVYSTCTLTPMENEDNVKYAVELGFEVDKVHVPGSTRGFGDYGGSVIRFYPHIHDTPGFFIARLIKPR, encoded by the coding sequence ATGGGTATTAAGTACGTGGAGGTTGTTAAGGGGCATAGGCTTGACTACCAACTATACAAATACCTACTCCAGTACTTCAGTGACTCAGAACTAACGGAAATACTCAACAGCGTAAGGACACCACCCACCAGGTACTACGTCAGGGTTAACACACTACGCATAGAGCCCCAGGACCTAATCGCCAGGCTTAGATCCAGGGGTTTAGAGGTTAATCAGGATGAGAACCTAAGCGAGGCAGTGTGGTTCCCAGTCAAGGGACCCAACAGGGTGCCCAGCGCCCGTAAGGTGGTCCTCGCGGATAAGCACGCGGCGGAGAGCGTGTTCATGGGGGCCAATTTATACGTACCAGGGGTTATCAAGTTCGAGCAGGGTGTTAAGAGGGGTGATGAGGTTAATGTAATAGCGCCAAGCGGTGATGTGGTGGCGCTGGGCATTGCGGAGGTGGATGGTGACGAGGTGGGTAGGGTCAAGAGGGGCATTGCGGTTAGGACAATAGTGAGCGCCTACGAGGCCCCCAAGATTAGGGAGTTGAGTGAGTACGAGGAAGGCCTCATCTACGACCAAAGCCTACCAGCCCAGTGGGTAGCCCACGTCATGGATCCACGGCCTAATGAGGTGATTGTGGACATGAACGCGGCACCGGGCGGTAAGACAAGCCACATTATCCAATTAACCCGTGGGGAGGCCATTGTATATGCGTTCGATAGGAGTGTGGGTAAGGTTGGTGAGTTGAGTGAGAACCTGAGGAGGCTGGGTATGGAGGGTATGTACAGGGCTGAGGCGAGGGACAGTAGGTACTTGGATGTGGACCTGCCCGAACTCGTGGGTAGGGTGGATAGGGTCCTCATAGACCCACCATGTAGTGACATGGGGGTTAGGCCCAGGCTCTTTGATGTGAAGACCATGGACCTGGTGAACTCCATGGCCAACTACCAGAGGCAGTTCATAAAGGTGGCCTGGAAACTACTAAAGCCCGGTGGTGCGCTTGTTTACTCCACATGCACATTAACACCCATGGAGAACGAGGATAATGTTAAGTACGCGGTGGAGCTGGGGTTCGAGGTTGATAAGGTCCATGTACCGGGGAGCACCAGGGGCTTTGGTGATTATGGGGGTTCAGTAATACGCTTCTACCCGCACATCCATGATACGCCGGGCTTCTTCATCGCACGTCTAATAAAGCCTAGATGA
- a CDS encoding Lrp/AsnC family transcriptional regulator: MELSDKDRELLMELQYNFPIVRRPFYEIAMKVGVTEDWVLGRVRDFVRMGIIRRIGALVNYKSRGLVAALVGVEVPGDLVHRVAEAVNADPMVTHNFLRDYKPYNLWYVTKARSREELKNKVLNMLGRFGLENYVILFAIRTYKIDVKFDLMRGVSRAKWNLLPEEVPPIESTGLPSEFFRMIRSIEVKPEPFNDIARFVGKSVDELGDLIMELKRVGVIRDFYATLDPESIGFRENAMVVFSIEPDRCGEVASIEEATHVVHRETVPGKWPYDCYFMIHGVSKEVIESTVSARLGGLGVRDYRLLYSIENLLPTMARRLELGNLSPT; encoded by the coding sequence GTGGAACTTAGCGATAAGGATAGGGAATTACTAATGGAGCTTCAGTACAACTTCCCAATTGTAAGGAGGCCCTTCTATGAAATAGCCATGAAGGTTGGGGTCACCGAGGACTGGGTTCTGGGGAGGGTTAGGGATTTCGTGAGGATGGGGATTATTAGGAGAATTGGAGCCCTTGTTAATTACAAATCCAGGGGTCTGGTGGCGGCGCTCGTGGGTGTTGAGGTGCCTGGGGACCTCGTTCATAGGGTGGCCGAGGCCGTTAATGCGGACCCCATGGTTACGCACAACTTCCTCAGGGATTATAAACCCTACAACCTATGGTACGTGACTAAGGCTAGGAGTAGGGAGGAGCTTAAGAATAAGGTTCTCAATATGTTAGGCAGGTTCGGGTTGGAGAATTACGTGATACTCTTCGCCATAAGGACTTACAAGATAGACGTGAAGTTCGACCTCATGAGGGGCGTGTCAAGAGCTAAGTGGAACCTACTTCCCGAGGAGGTCCCGCCAATAGAGAGCACGGGGTTACCCAGTGAGTTCTTCAGGATGATTAGGAGCATAGAGGTAAAGCCAGAGCCCTTCAATGACATTGCCAGGTTTGTGGGTAAGTCCGTGGATGAACTCGGCGACTTAATAATGGAACTTAAGAGAGTTGGTGTCATAAGGGATTTCTACGCAACCCTGGACCCAGAATCCATAGGGTTTAGGGAGAATGCTATGGTGGTGTTCAGTATAGAGCCCGACAGGTGCGGTGAGGTGGCTAGCATTGAGGAGGCCACGCATGTGGTTCACAGGGAGACAGTACCGGGTAAGTGGCCCTATGACTGCTACTTCATGATACACGGTGTGAGTAAGGAAGTCATTGAGAGCACGGTTAGCGCGAGGCTAGGGGGGCTTGGGGTTAGGGATTACAGACTGCTTTATAGTATTGAGAATCTACTGCCCACAATGGCCAGGAGGCTTGAGTTGGGTAATTTATCCCCCACCTAA
- a CDS encoding phosphate-starvation-inducible PsiE family protein, with amino-acid sequence MDLGKLTGIFRNISIALYIVIIIITMVIGVFALYLAVKSVLSLLTSKVVTDVEIFNVLSSVFIVVIALEFVDMFVEYIKTGGVVVSLVIAIVLTALSRELILYIAEPTEPAYYGYLLIASIMVLAVAYWLVSRVGKAVTK; translated from the coding sequence ATGGATCTCGGGAAATTAACGGGCATATTCAGAAACATCAGTATTGCGCTGTACATAGTTATAATCATAATAACAATGGTCATAGGGGTCTTCGCCCTCTACCTCGCGGTTAAGAGTGTGCTTAGTTTATTAACGAGCAAGGTGGTAACTGATGTGGAGATTTTCAACGTCCTCTCCTCAGTCTTCATAGTGGTCATAGCCCTGGAGTTCGTGGACATGTTCGTTGAGTATATAAAGACGGGTGGTGTGGTTGTGAGTTTGGTAATTGCCATAGTACTCACTGCATTATCCAGAGAATTGATACTATACATTGCGGAGCCCACGGAACCCGCGTACTATGGTTATTTACTCATAGCGTCAATAATGGTACTGGCTGTGGCCTACTGGTTGGTGAGTAGGGTTGGTAAGGCTGTTACTAAATGA
- a CDS encoding V-type ATPase subunit — MSGTYVIKSTPLGPRVRGLRARYLSKDKLNALLLAQTLDDALNVLKGTDYDAIVEKIGKTATEAQITNEVKTHIVHIISSLSRSAPAPASRVLKAYLMRFEIENIKAIARSLLQGIERASYEELINVAVEEELGRRHVLALIMSTRDLEDLRNRLVELNHPAAQAINTFMRIGKQYATYSTTLLDTLMERVFVELILSLSHTDNTIRGFAEPLVNYYNLNIILRGKLWGLPQELVNELLIKEGVIASIGTKLYSESITRVLEEAASVFPYIDQLIKVAGTSDLRTLVQYLGPFNYRFARDLEESLIALYTEFAPGPALASAHLKATEGEVVIALLNSFIEGVPRDFMVKLYGPVIM; from the coding sequence TTGAGTGGTACCTACGTTATTAAATCCACACCCCTGGGACCCAGGGTTAGGGGCTTAAGGGCCAGGTACCTGAGTAAGGATAAACTAAATGCCCTATTACTGGCCCAGACCCTGGATGACGCCCTCAATGTCCTGAAGGGTACTGATTACGATGCCATTGTGGAGAAGATAGGTAAAACGGCCACCGAGGCCCAGATAACCAATGAGGTGAAGACGCACATAGTACACATAATAAGTTCCCTATCAAGATCAGCGCCGGCACCAGCATCCAGGGTCCTCAAGGCATACCTAATGAGGTTTGAGATTGAGAATATAAAGGCCATAGCCAGGTCACTGCTCCAGGGTATTGAGAGGGCCTCCTATGAGGAGTTAATCAACGTTGCGGTGGAGGAGGAGTTGGGTAGGAGGCATGTGTTGGCATTAATAATGAGCACCAGGGACCTTGAGGACTTGAGGAATAGGCTTGTGGAGCTTAATCACCCAGCGGCTCAGGCCATTAATACATTCATGAGGATTGGGAAGCAGTACGCCACCTACTCAACCACGTTGCTGGATACGCTCATGGAGAGGGTATTCGTGGAGTTAATCCTCAGCCTCTCGCACACAGATAATACCATAAGGGGCTTCGCGGAGCCCCTGGTTAATTACTACAACCTGAACATAATACTCAGGGGGAAGCTTTGGGGATTACCCCAGGAATTAGTAAATGAATTACTCATTAAGGAGGGCGTTATTGCCTCAATAGGTACTAAATTATACAGTGAGTCAATAACCAGGGTGTTGGAGGAGGCCGCCTCCGTATTCCCATACATAGACCAATTAATTAAGGTGGCTGGTACATCGGACCTAAGGACCCTGGTTCAGTACTTAGGCCCATTTAATTATAGGTTTGCCAGGGACCTGGAGGAGTCATTAATAGCGCTCTACACCGAATTCGCCCCAGGCCCAGCCCTTGCATCTGCCCATCTGAAGGCCACTGAGGGTGAGGTGGTGATTGCATTGCTTAATTCATTCATTGAGGGCGTGCCCAGGGATTTTATGGTCAAACTATACGGGCCCGTCATTATGTGA
- a CDS encoding aldo/keto reductase — MRVSVIGMGTWGIGGGYWTPDYSNDNGWVEALRKGVELGMTLIDTAEMYGGGHAEELVGRAIRGFPRDELFIVTKVWPNHARYDDVIRSARASSQRLGTYIDLYLLHWPSSEVPICETMRAMERLVDDGVIRFFGLSNFDVNGIEEARKCLSKYDIVAVENRYSLLHRVDESSVIPYVQRNGMLYLAYTPLEKGAFSNNEFLKRIGAKYGKTPIQVVLNWYINIDNLVPIPKAGRVDHVIENAGAMGWRLSREDFEEIDKHFR; from the coding sequence ATGAGGGTATCGGTCATTGGGATGGGAACGTGGGGAATAGGCGGTGGGTACTGGACACCTGATTATTCAAATGATAACGGCTGGGTTGAGGCGCTGAGGAAGGGCGTGGAGTTGGGCATGACCCTAATAGACACTGCTGAGATGTACGGTGGTGGTCATGCCGAGGAGCTCGTGGGCAGGGCAATAAGGGGCTTCCCAAGGGATGAGCTCTTCATAGTCACGAAGGTTTGGCCCAATCATGCCAGGTACGACGATGTTATCCGGTCAGCCAGGGCAAGCAGCCAGAGGCTTGGCACGTACATAGACCTATACCTACTTCACTGGCCTTCTAGCGAGGTTCCCATTTGCGAGACCATGAGGGCCATGGAAAGGCTTGTGGATGATGGTGTCATTAGATTCTTTGGTCTCAGTAATTTCGATGTGAATGGTATTGAGGAGGCCAGGAAATGCCTTAGTAAGTATGACATAGTGGCTGTGGAGAATAGGTACAGCCTACTGCATAGGGTTGATGAGTCCTCAGTAATACCCTACGTGCAGAGGAACGGCATGCTCTACCTAGCGTACACACCCCTGGAGAAGGGCGCCTTTTCGAATAATGAGTTCCTGAAACGTATAGGGGCTAAGTACGGGAAGACCCCAATACAGGTGGTGCTTAATTGGTACATTAACATAGACAACCTAGTCCCCATCCCCAAGGCAGGCAGGGTGGATCACGTCATCGAGAATGCGGGCGCCATGGGCTGGAGGCTCAGTAGGGAGGACTTCGAGGAAATCGATAAGCACTTCCGCTGA
- a CDS encoding SPL family radical SAM protein has protein sequence MPPRVTASLIEELIRRREELKKQLEKVLSNEDVKAALGDHHAVRKPIACGMTIHTGVGCNYGCLYCYVPDMGFPMKPKPYPLTGAQLVYALINNPHIVVGDYGTMLAFGSVTEPFMRETRERTFEYLRFTRDFLGNPTQISTKSHLTWEDSVKLRENSEGKLSVLVTVTTIVNARRLEPGAPSPEERLETIRNLRRLGFHVSLFLRPIIPGVTTDFREVIKRAADAGAVGVVPGSLRVTQGILTRLTAAHFNVSEVLNRMPRRPRDSRDQVPVREGDLKGEVIREAREYNLRVFPSSCSANMDSHGLSCWLCGYGPCGDVNELPRVYDEDMKEIMELSGLKYRGMIIKGNKIIVRVKGSGNTHGLENLLTTVSKRQVLIRRVD, from the coding sequence ATGCCACCTAGAGTCACGGCCTCATTGATCGAAGAATTGATCAGAAGGAGGGAGGAATTGAAGAAACAACTGGAGAAAGTACTGTCTAACGAGGATGTTAAGGCGGCTTTGGGGGATCACCACGCGGTTAGGAAACCCATTGCCTGTGGAATGACCATACACACAGGCGTGGGTTGCAACTATGGGTGCCTCTATTGTTATGTACCCGACATGGGCTTCCCCATGAAGCCCAAGCCGTACCCATTAACCGGTGCGCAGTTGGTCTACGCATTAATTAACAATCCGCACATTGTGGTTGGTGATTATGGCACCATGCTCGCCTTCGGCTCTGTTACTGAACCATTCATGAGGGAAACTAGGGAGAGAACCTTTGAGTATCTTAGGTTTACTAGGGATTTCCTAGGCAACCCCACGCAAATCTCCACTAAATCCCACTTAACATGGGAGGACTCCGTTAAGTTGAGGGAGAATTCCGAGGGGAAACTGAGCGTATTGGTTACCGTAACGACGATAGTGAATGCCAGGAGGCTGGAGCCAGGGGCGCCAAGCCCTGAGGAGAGGCTCGAAACAATCAGGAACCTCAGGAGGCTGGGGTTTCACGTATCACTGTTCCTAAGGCCCATAATTCCTGGGGTAACCACGGACTTTAGGGAGGTCATTAAAAGGGCTGCCGATGCGGGTGCCGTTGGTGTTGTGCCAGGTAGCCTCAGGGTTACCCAGGGAATACTAACTAGGCTAACGGCCGCGCACTTCAACGTGAGTGAGGTATTAAATAGAATGCCTAGGAGGCCTAGGGACTCGAGGGATCAGGTACCCGTTAGGGAGGGGGATCTTAAGGGTGAGGTTATCCGTGAGGCCCGTGAGTACAATCTCAGGGTTTTCCCATCATCATGCTCCGCTAACATGGACTCCCACGGACTCTCCTGCTGGCTCTGTGGCTATGGCCCATGCGGTGATGTTAATGAACTGCCCAGGGTTTATGATGAGGATATGAAGGAAATCATGGAGCTTTCCGGGCTTAAGTACAGGGGCATGATCATTAAGGGCAATAAAATTATAGTGAGGGTTAAGGGCTCCGGCAATACCCATGGGTTGGAAAACCTATTAACCACGGTCTCCAAACGCCAGGTATTAATTAGGAGGGTTGATTAA